The nucleotide sequence CGCGGCAAACGCGCCGCTCCAGGTCTGCGCCCGATCATTATTCTGCAAACGCAGAATAACTTCCGCCATTTCCTGACGGGAAACAGCGCGCCGCGGATTGAAACGCCGCGGATAATCGCCCGGCATTAGACCCAAAGTAGCCACCGCGATAATACTGTCTCTGGCCGGTTCAGTCTGAAGATCGTCAAAGCTGCTCAAACGCAAGATCTTAAATTTATGCATTTGCGGCTGTTCCGGCAAGCCGATGGTCAGCTCGTTCAAACCGACGACCAGATCGATCTGCCGCTCTATTTTTTCACCTGAATATTCTTCACCATTGAGCACGTAGACCGCAGCGTTACGCAGCGTTCCCGACACAGCCAAACGCGACTGAGTGGTAGTCAAATTCGCCGTGGGGTTTTGCAAAATTATCCGTGGTGATAAATCTACTTCAGTCGCAGCGGCTGCCAACGCAGACAAAAACAATAATAATATTAAGAATGATCTTTTCATTTTGACCGGCTTTAAGACCCTGGCGCGCTCCGGCAGTTTCTAATTA is from Candidatus Margulisiibacteriota bacterium and encodes:
- a CDS encoding S-layer homology domain-containing protein; the encoded protein is MSALAAAATEVDLSPRIILQNPTANLTTTQSRLAVSGTLRNAAVYVLNGEEYSGEKIERQIDLVVGLNELTIGLPEQPQMHKFKILRLSSFDDLQTEPARDSIIAVATLGLMPGDYPRRFNPRRAVSRQEMAEVILRLQNNDRAQTWSGAFAAADLLSSDGILIGFPDGLLRPAGHLTKGQLALALARLLGLPLREPRQHSIVSREHWADPAVAALADTALYDSGDFSPRSATVSRAYLAVLLARLPQIDERIKALYFYEDLRLELPQRTNYWQRPRPENDLLLFEEAARGGR